A window of the Eremothecium cymbalariae DBVPG#7215 chromosome 5, complete sequence genome harbors these coding sequences:
- a CDS encoding 2-aminoadipate transaminase (similar to Ashbya gossypii AGR141C), translated as MSTDAPINFFKGHPSFRLLPGKNIAKTANDILKPERLEYDDLNEDRHPLSYGPKEGSLWVRCVISQFVNKCFKPLMPTKPEYINLTGGASYGIMNILEQCTLPHTGYTRQAFLISPTYFLINETFIDAGFGGKLTAVNETQNGLDVEFLEAKLAEFEYDALLNPQHGEERGLNLINMSGRSRTKKVYRYVMYLVPTFSNPSGKTYSVSTRLKLVELARKYDILLISDDVYDLLVYDQPCDALPKCLPRLTHLDRASYEYGENGYGNTISNATFSKVIAPGLRCGYQESVNMNLVYQLSQGGANISGGSPAQLNSMLIGTLFINGEADVILEDLRTIYKYRATVLYDAIKKYLPKKTIYSQQAGGYFSWCTLPEGYNCHDICEILEKDHNIILANGSHFEVYGDERNWGLTSVRISISFLEADDIAKGVKIWGQVCHEYANKHHLTF; from the coding sequence ATGAGCACTGACGCACccatcaacttcttcaaggGTCATCCATCTTTCCGACTATTACCTGGCAAAAATATCGCCAAAACTGCAAACGACATTCTTAAGCCAGAACGActtgaatatgatgatttaAATGAAGATAGGCATCCACTTAGCTATGGTCCAAAGGAAGGTTCACTGTGGGTACGTTGTGTCATCTCTCAGTTTGTGAATAAATGCTTTAAACCTTTAATGCCCACAAAACCGGAATATATCAACTTGACAGGTGGGGCGTCTTATGGTATTATGAACATCTTGGAGCAGTGTACACTGCCTCATACAGGGTATACAAGACAAGCATTCCTTATTTCCCCAACTTATTTCTTAATAAATGAGACATTTATTGATGCCGGTTTCGGTGGTAAATTGACAGCTGTTAATGAGACACAGAATGGGCTAGACGTCGAATTTTTAGAGGCTAAGTTGGCTGAATTCGAGTACGATGCTCTTCTAAATCCGCAGCACGGTGAAGAAAGGGGCCTGAATCTGATTAACATGAGTGGGAGATCTCGAACTAAAAAAGTATATCGTTATGTTATGTATTTGGTGCCAACTTTCTCTAATCCTAGTGGGAAGACATATTCTGTATCTACAAGGTTAAAGTTAGTTGAATTGGCTAGAAAATACGACATTTTGTTAATATCAGATGACGTATATGATTTGTTGGTTTATGACCAACCTTGTGATGCTTTACCAAAATGTTTGCCGAGGTTGACGCACTTAGACAGAGCTTCATATGAATATGGGGAGAATGGGTATGGGAACACTATATCCAATGCTACATTCTCTAAAGTGATTGCACCTGGGTTAAGATGCGGTTATCAAGAATCAGTTAACATGAACTTAGTCTACCAGCTATCTCAAGGTGGTGCAAACATATCCGGTGGCTCGCCGGCTCAACTAAATAGCATGCTTATTGGAACGCTCTTTATCAACGGAGAGGCTGATGTCATTCTTGAGGATCTTCGAACTATATACAAATACCGGGCAACAGTTTTGTATGATGCAATCAAGAAATACTTACCAAAAAAGACCATATATTCTCAACAAGCTGGGGGTTATTTCTCATGGTGCACTCTACCGGAAGGTTATAATTGTCATGATATATGCGAAATATTAGAAAAGGATCACAATATTATACTTGCAAATGGCTCACATTTTGAAGTATATGGGGATGAAAGAAACTGGGGTCTCACCTCTGTTAGAATATCCATCAGTTTTCTAGAAGCCGATGATATTGCGAAAGGAGTTAAAATTTGGGGACAAGTTTGCCATGAATATGCTAATAAGCATCATCTaactttttga
- the SHU2 gene encoding Shu2p (similar to Ashbya gossypii AGR140C): protein MEPKEKDINYSKLLCNLVTDAYSLNEVVVSFLYQLFPRDLFVRAFSLLESGNMFIYIWNDEKYTQLIQATEVAENVHGTKATDVGIGDPNRQYRSCGNAADYPEEEPEGSHSEQLGLQIAAFYENRQQLLYRLIIKEEHEDDSPIYVDLDHWFCSCDEFNGLLHDAASSPTFHSKEELTSSYTENTDNQDSFARLGTLDLTGIFIKHEKLMCSHLLAFAILLQTHEKILRYFSKGPSTQIFMINICSTDEWLKLHLNIV, encoded by the coding sequence ATGGaaccaaaagaaaaggatATCAATTACTCAAAGCTATTATGCAATTTAGTCACTGATGCATATTCTTTGAATGAAGTGGTTGTATCTTTCTTATATCAGTTATTCCCACGCGATCTCTTTGTTAGAGCTTTCTCCTTGCTTGAATCAGGAAAcatgtttatatatatctggAATGACGAAAAATATACCCAATTGATCCAAGCCACTGAAGTTGCTGAGAATGTTCATGGAACGAAAGCAACTGATGTTGGGATCGGAGATCCCAACAGGCAATACAGAAGTTGTGGGAATGCAGCTGACTatccagaagaagaacCAGAGGGATCGCACTCCGAGCAATTAGGTCTACAAATAGCTGCATTTTACGAAAACCGCCAACAGCTACTCTACAGGTTGATCATAAAGGAGGAGCATGAAGACGATTCTCCAATATATGTGGATTTGGACCATTGGTTCTGTTCCTGTGATGAGTTTAATGGACTCCTTCACGATGCCGCTTCATCCCCAACATTCCATTCTAAGGAGGAACTTACTAGTTCCTACACTGAGAATACAGACAACCAAGATTCATTTGCAAGGTTAGGCACACTGGACTTAACAGGCATATTTATAAAACACGAGAAATTAATGTGCTCTCATCTCTTAGCATTCGCAATCCTCCTACAAACAcatgaaaaaatattacGCTATTTCAGTAAGGGCCCCTCGACTCAAATATTCATGATAAATATATGCAGCACCGATGAATGGTTGAAGTTGCATTTAAACATTGTATGA
- the UBP3 gene encoding mRNA-binding ubiquitin-specific protease UBP3 (similar to Ashbya gossypii AGR139C), translated as MPDSKENQGSYSMYPPSPVPPAAQIPPGAAAAAANSYIYTNPYHSQYNYGYPLGIEIYPSQTMQYMGYHQPAMAYGSYGGPAQGAVPMKKKFYSNNTNYKKDNQSNGNVGAGSMMLNGVNHSNGNNNVANMDSNKPVQVTIKNLFKFELGNSNSVRIDGLKIEYPMYVNTTAEEFAKAKVKRHILRLEALKDLESKKDVPVSKKDSDQKDRKSNSEQKFREAASTEDDKVESKRHTEHAEIRDSKNEEQSIRKDRHDAEVSNSSNRDPSPKKDEYKQSQNLGKKKEDSESNSFTASTNVKSEDKRGDAPVKTLKPWSQIASSAVSKTKPISITTSTLSKREKKYVPSNIKGSEPVGAVALRMSFDRDYKKYVNDTAPETTKAINTIVPRGILNKGNICFMSSVLQVLLFCKPFISMLNAVCTRTGTKSSCSLPPLLDACLDFYKEFDKGNFEKERGEKQSISGNNGKASKGVTRLPLADVIDPESFYKSISKLSMFRELQWGHQEDAEEFLTHFLDQLHEEFVSAINTLSSNEIMNLLQSISDDELKTEFIRSLPKYKSSDFVRKMSAELKTLIENYGSNPESESNSNGDEDICEWHEVSKKGKRAKNAVKRTMEVEPSPIMSIFGGEYRSVLDIPQNKESQSITLDPFYTLHLHISDPEVNDLESAFKKFSDFEYLPYKADSGNDVEAKKQAFIDRLPQVLLIQLKRFEFVNNNSERRELVNYNAYNGRIEKICKWIKYDHDLTIPKEALSSINAKFLFSDNDTSYKLTGVVYHHGLSSSGGHYTADVLHQDEEKWYRIDDTTVTEINKEEVVTGGEEGSHSRTAYILIYQRA; from the coding sequence ATGCCAGATTCGAAAGAAAACCAAGGAAGTTATTCTATGTATCCACCATCTCCAGTACCTCCAGCAGCCCAAATACCACCAGgagctgcagctgcagctgctaACTCATATATTTACACAAATCCGTACCATTCTCAATATAACTATGGTTACCCACTCGGAATAGAAATTTATCCTTCCCAAACGATGCAATATATGGGGTATCATCAGCCAGCAATGGCTTATGGTAGTTATGGTGGGCCAGCACAAGGTGCAGTTccaatgaagaagaagttttacAGCAATAATACCAACTATAAGAAGGACAACCAATCTAATGGCAATGTAGGTGCTGGTTCTATGATGCTTAATGGGGTAAACCACAGCAATGGGAATAACAACGTTGCTAATATGGATTCTAATAAACCAGTGCAGGTAACCATTAAAAACTTGTTCAAGTTTGAACTGGGCAATAGCAACAGTGTTCGTATAGATGGCTTAAAAATCGAATATCCTATGTATGTGAACACTACTGCTGAGGAATTCGCGAAGGCTAAGGTAAAGAGGCATATATTAAGATTGGAAGCTTTGAAGGACTTGGAGAGTAAGAAGGATGTGCCTGTATCTAAAAAGGATTCTGATCAGAAGGACAGAAAGTCAAATTCAGAACAAAAATTCAGAGAGGCCGCTTCTACCgaagatgataaagttGAATCTAAAAGGCATACTGAACATGCAGAAATAAGGGATTCTAAAAATGAAGAGCAGTCTATAAGAAAGGACAGACACGATGCTGAAGTCTCGAATAGTTCTAACAGGGATCCTTCACCTAAAAAAGATGAATACAAACAATCACAGAATTTGGGTAAGAAAAAGGAGGATTCTGAGTCCAATTCTTTTACTGCATCAACTAATGTGAAAAGTGAGGACAAAAGAGGTGATGCGCCAGTTAAAACGTTAAAGCCGTGGTCCCAAATAGCTTCAAGCGCCGTTAGCAAAACTAAACCTATTTCTATAACTACATCAACGTTATcaaaaagagagaagaagTATGTTCCATCTAACATTAAAGGTTCAGAACCTGTCGGTGCGGTTGCATTAAGGATGAGCTTTGACAGGGACTACAAGAAATATGTGAATGACACTGCTccagaaacaacaaaggCTATTAACACAATTGTTCCCAGGGGTATATTGAACAAGGGTAATATCTGCTTTATGTCTTCTGTTCTACAAGTGTTGCTATTTTGCAAACCATTTATCAGCATGTTGAATGCAGTTTGCACAAGAACAGGAACAAAATCAAGTTGTTCACTTCCGCCGTTGCTAGATGCCTGTTTAGACTTCTATAAGGAATTTGATAAAGGTAATTTCGAAAAGGAAAGAGGTGAGAAACAGTCAATTTCTGGAAATAACGGGAAAGCCTCTAAAGGTGTGACTCGTTTGCCCTTAGCTGATGTAATTGATCCTGAATCATTTTACAAGAGTATCTCAAAATTGTCTATGTTCAGAGAGTTACAATGGGGCCACCAAGAAGATGCGGAGGAATTTTTAACTCATTTTCTAGATCAATTACATGAAGAGTTTGTTTCTGCTATAAACACTTTGAGCTCTAATGAAATCATGAATTTGTTGCAGAGTATATCAGATGATGAGCTAAAAACTGAGTTTATAAGATCATTGCCTAAGTATAAGAGTTCTGATTTCGTAAGGAAAATGAGCGCAGAATTAAAAACACTGATTGAAAATTACGGCAGCAATCCAGAATCTGAAAGCAATTCTAACggagatgaagatatttgCGAATGGCATGAAGTAAGTAAGAAAGGTAAAAGGGCTAAAAATGCTGTGAAAAGAACAATGGAAGTAGAGCCTTCTCCTATTATGTCCATATTTGGTGGCGAATACAGATCAGTATTAGACATTCCACAAAACAAGGAGTCGCAATCAATAACTTTGGATCCTTTCTACACATTACATTTACACATTTCAGATCCCGAAGTAAACGATCTAGAATCAGCTTTCAAGAAGTTCAGCGATTTCGAATATTTACCATATAAGGCTGATTCGGGGAATGATGTAGAAGCTAAAAAACAAGCATTTATTGATCGCTTACCTCAGGTGCTGCTTATTCAGTTGAAGagatttgaatttgttaataataattcaGAAAGAAGAGAGTTGGTTAATTATAATGCGTACAATGGGCgcattgaaaaaatttgCAAATGGATCAAGTATGACCACGACTTAACTATTCCAAAGGAAGCGCTTTCATCAATTAATGCAAAATTCTTGTTCTCTGATAATGACACTAGCTACAAGTTAACTGGTGTGGTTTATCACCATGGGCTTTCATCCAGCGGCGGGCATTACACAGCAGACGTACTACATcaggatgaagaaaaatGGTACAGAATTGATGATACGACTGTTACGGAAAtaaataaagaagaagttgtcaCAGGTGGCGAAGAGGGATCTCATTCAAGAACAGCATACATTCTGATCTATCAAAGAGCTTAA
- a CDS encoding uncharacterized protein (similar to Ashbya gossypii AGR138W) — protein sequence MKLSELTLIAAFASITYGSYLNQSLESDTLRTPIEHATGDATQVVDLPTIAAALPPDIQEYTASAFNWTVVANYEIYCPEPTTIITNDNTYVATEATTLTITDCPCTVPVVTPPVPSVIKPSTTAIPSKSAISSHPEVPSVSYPAPHENTTTEISWEVVTEFTTYCPEPTTIVTNDNTYVVTEATTLTITDCPCTVPVVTPPAPSIVVPSSSAVPPTFNASSTTAVKPSTSVVSPSEVPPVPYPVPHENTTTEISWEVVTEFTTYCPEPTTIVTNDNTYVVTEATTLTITDCPCTVPVVTPPAPSIVIPSSSAVPPTFNASSTTAVKPSTSVVSPSEVPPVPYPIPHENTTTEISWEVVTEFTTYCPEPTTIVTNDNTYVVTEATTLTISDCPCTVPVVTPPAPSVIKPSTTAIPSKSAISSHPEVPSVSYPAPHENTTTEISWEVVTEFTTYCPEPTTIVTNDNTYVVTEATTLTISDCPCTVPVVTPPAPSVIKPSTAVSSPPPAPPTPPTDTPLTPSTSSATVTLTPSIPSVKPSTTAASSPSSAPPVSPSAPTTTLVTSSNPPQSTTFEIQSVAGGSKLNVGFAGLVAIIAHFVQL from the coding sequence ATGAAGTTGTCTGAATTGACATTGATAGCTGCGTTCGCCTCTATCACTTATGGCTcatatttgaatcaatcGCTAGAATCTGACACGCTAAGAACGCCAATAGAACATGCAACTGGAGACGCGACGCAAGTAGTAGACCTACCAACCATCGCTGCCGCTTTACCACCTGATATACAGGAATATACAGCTAGCGCGTTCAATTGGACGGTGGTGGCAAATTATGAAATATACTGTCCGGAACCGACTACTATTATCACTAATGATAATACTTATGTTGCCACAGAAGCAACCACGTTGACGATCACTGACTGTCCATGCACTGTACCAGTTGTCACTCCTCCAGTTCCCTCGGTTATTAAACCATCTACAACCGCTATTCCATCGAAATCAGCTATTTCATCTCATCCAGAGGTTCCATCGGTGTCATATCCTGCACCACACGAGAATACGACCACCGAAATAAGTTGGGAAGTGGTCACTGAGTTTACAACCTACTGCCCGGAGCCAACCACTATTGTCACTAACGATAATACTTATGTTGTCACAGAAGCAACCACGTTGACGATCACTGACTGTCCATGCACTGTACCAGTTGTAACTCCTCCAGCTCCCTCAATCGTTgtaccatcttcatccgCTGTACCACCTACATTCAATGCCTCATCTACGACCGCTGTCAAGCCATCTACTTCCGTTGTTTCTCCTTCAGAGGTCCCACCAGTGCCATATCCTGTACCACACGAGAATACGACCACCGAAATAAGTTGGGAAGTGGTCACTGAGTTTACAACCTACTGCCCGGAGCCAACCACTATTGTCACTAACGATAATACTTATGTTGTCACAGAAGCAACCACGTTGACGATCACTGACTGTCCATGCACTGTACCAGTTGTCACTCCTCCAGCTCCCTCAATCGTTataccatcttcatccgCTGTACCACCTACATTCAATGCCTCATCTACGACCGCTGTCAAGCCATCTACTTCCGTTGTTTCTCCTTCAGAGGTTCCACCAGTGCCATATCCTATCCCACACGAAAACACAACCACCGAAATAAGTTGGGAAGTGGTCACTGAGTTTACAACCTACTGCCCGGAGCCAACCACTATTGTCACTAACGATAATACTTATGTTGTCACAGAAGCAACCACGTTGACGATCTCTGACTGTCCATGCACTGTACCAGTTGTCACTCCTCCAGCTCCCTCGGTTATTAAACCATCTACAACCGCTATTCCATCGAAATCAGCTATTTCATCTCATCCAGAGGTTCCATCGGTGTCATATCCTGCACCACACGAGAATACGACCACCGAAATAAGTTGGGAAGTGGTCACTGAGTTTACAACCTACTGCCCGGAGCCAACCACTATTGTCACTAACGATAATACTTATGTTGTCACAGAAGCAACCACGTTGACGATCTCTGACTGTCCATGCACTGTACCAGTTGTCACTCCTCCAGCTCCATCGGTTATTAAACCATCAACCGCTGTTTCATCGCCTCCACCAGCTCCACCAACTCCTCCAACAGATACTCCACTAACACCCTCCACTTCATCAGCCACCGTTACATTGACTCCATCAATTCCCTCAGTTAAACCATCTACAACCGCTGCTTCATCCCCTTCATCAGCTCCACCAGTATCTCCCTCTGCACCAACCACAACACTTGTAACATCAAGCAACCCACCACAATCTACTACCTTCGAAATCCAGTCCGTTGCAGGTGGTTCCAAGTTGAACGTTGGTTTCGCCGGTTTGGTTGCTATTATAGCTCATTTTGTACAActgtaa
- the RAD55 gene encoding putative DNA-dependent ATPase RAD55 (similar to Ashbya gossypii AGR137W): MSLGVSLSQLVEESLDHLTTGIPELDEALSGGLQSRSIYEVYGPPGIGKTHFGLQLIHENNSKCILVIDGHKTTPLNLVSRCKSQDSELEGKLDTLRITKFSQLVYFFQELNERYDLIILEGMSQIVIDYLHAHMNYKIWKANSTLHGFKNRSMIVLMTQLTRYVNKHRSCIIMLNDSMNTAYQDYSDQSLVSFGGDAASFLVKSEKKRHVQTLKSALVANASVGGKDSRWEVFVRYRIGLFWDWSPAGLSKLHNGRKGGVPKRIRIAVVFPLMSNPATFSDTTHPTEDEHELVKLTIDSNGWFRALGAANSGLNSAYNQVPRKPQQCERSSPTRVQADNYAKQFRSFSDNAVVAQTPTHTCDQTVYPASPTLDVELSVVSVTSEAPSLLLLPQGGRGSPSHHEPEKADVTKAVPGYPSNEESYFSLRQRNNSPDLISSKEVLRKKRSKN; encoded by the coding sequence ATGTCATTAGGTGTCTCTCTGTCACAACTCGTCGAAGAAAGTTTAGATCATTTGACTACAGGTATTCCAGAGCTGGATGAGGCATTATCTGGCGGCTTGCAATCCAGATCTATATATGAGGTTTATGGCCCGCCAGGAATCGGGAAAACACATTTTGGACTTCAACTCATTCATGAGAACAACAGTAAGTGTATTCTAGTGATTGACGGCCATAAGACTACCCCACTAAACCTTGTTTCTAGGTGTAAGTCACAGGATTCAGAACTCGAGGGAAAGTTGGACACTTTACGTATCACAAAATTTAGTCAGCTGGTCTACTTCTTCCAGGAACTTAATGAGAGGTACGACTTGATTATACTAGAAGGAATGTCCCAAATTGTGATAGATTATTTACATGCACATATGAATTATAAGATATGGAAAGCCAATAGCACTTTGCatggttttaaaaatcgTAGCATGATTGTGTTAATGACACAACTGACAAGATATGTAAACAAGCACAGGTCTTGCATCATAATGCTCAATGATTCAATGAACACGGCGTACCAAGACTACTCCGATCAAAGTTTGGTCTCATTTGGGGGGGATGCAGCTTCATTCCTTGTAAAATCCGAAAAGAAACGTCATGTTCAAACTCTAAAAAGTGCACTTGTTGCGAATGCCAGTGTTGGTGGGAAAGATTCTAGGTGGGAGGTTTTTGTTCGCTATAGAATAGGATTGTTCTGGGACTGGAGTCCGGCTGGTCTGTCTAAACTACATAATGGAAGGAAAGGTGGGGTTCCAAAGAGAATTAGAATTGCAGTTGTATTCCCATTAATGAGTAACCCAGCAACATTTAGTGACACAACCCATCCTACTGAAGATGAGCATGAGCTGGTTAAGTTAAcaattgattcaaatggGTGGTTCAGAGCGCTGGGTGCTGCAAATTCCGGTCTTAATTCTGCATACAATCAGGTGCCCAGGAAACCACAACAATGTGAAAGAAGTTCTCCAACTAGAGTCCAAGCAGACAATTATGCCAAACAATTCCGGTCATTTTCGGACAACGCAGTCGTTGCGCAAACACCCACACACACATGCGATCAAACCGTGTACCCAGCTTCTCCCACACTCGACGTAGAACTATCCGTTGTGTCTGTGACTTCAGAAGCGCCTTCCCTTTTATTACTACCACAAGGAGGTCGTGGAAGCCCATCCCATCATGAACCAGAAAAAGCCGATGTTACCAAGGCAGTGCCAGGATATCCATCGAACGAGGAATCATACTTTTCCTTAAGGCAGCGGAACAATAGCCCCGATTTAATCTCTTCCAAGGAGGTTTTAcgaaaaaaaagaagcaaaaaTTAG
- the PPH3 gene encoding phosphoprotein phosphatase PP4 catalytic subunit PPH3 (similar to Ashbya gossypii AGR136W), producing MQLDEIISLLRQSKHIPEETIYELCLKCQELLINESNVTHVDTPVTICGDIHGQLHDLLTLFEKSDGVENNRFIFLGDFVDRGFYSLESFLLLLCYKLRYPDRITLIRGNHETRQITKVYGFYDEVIRKYGNSNVWRYCCEVFDYLSLGAIINEQIFCVHGGLSPDVTAIDEIRSIDRKQEVPHEGAMCDLLWSDPDEVETWSLSPRGAGFLFGKNEVNQFLHKNSISLIARAHQLVMEGYKEMFDGGLVTVWSAPNYCYRCGNVAAVLRIEDDFTRNYTIFEAVPAQDNCGNAIIPTKKPQMDYFL from the coding sequence ATGCAATTAGACGAAATAATTAGCTTGTTAAGGCAGAGCAAGCATATTCCGGAGGAGACGATCTACGAATTATGTTTAAAGTGCCAGGAGCTGCTGATTAATGAATCCAATGTGACGCATGTTGATACCCCTGTAACTATTTGTGGAGATATTCATGGGCAGCTTCATGATCTGCTTACTTTATTTGAGAAGTCTGATGGGGTTGAGAATAATAGGTTTATATTTTTGGGAGACTTTGTAGATCGAGGATTTTACTCTTTGGAGAGCtttttgttgctgctgtgTTACAAATTGAGGTATCCAGACCGGATCACATTGATTAGAGGTAACCATGAGACACGCCAGATCACCAAAGTTTATGGTTTCTATGATGAGGTTATAAGGAAGTATGGGAATTCAAATGTATGGAGATACTGCTGTGAAGTGTTTGACTATTTATCTCTTGGGGCGATCATAAATGAACAGATATTCTGTGTACATGGGGGACTATCACCCGATGTCACTGCTATTGACGAAATACGATCTATAGACAGGAAGCAGGAAGTACCCCATGAGGGAGCGATGTGCGATTTGCTGTGGAGTGATCCTGATGAGGTTGAGACGTGGTCATTGTCTCCAAGAGGCGCTGGATTCttatttggaaagaatGAGGTTAACCAATTCTTACATAAAAATTCTATTAGCCTAATTGCCCGTGCCCATCAATTGGTAATGGAGGGTTATAAAGAAATGTTCGATGGTGGCCTCGTGACCGTGTGGTCGGCGCCAAATTATTGCTACAGATGCGGAAACGTTGCTGCAGTCCTGCGTATCGAGGACGACTTTACTAGAAATTATACTATATTTGAAGCAGTACCTGCTCAAGATAACTGTGGGAATGCAATTATTCCAACCAAAAAGCCACAGATGGACTATTTCCTATAG
- the PEA2 gene encoding Pea2p (similar to Ashbya gossypii AGR135C), translating to MDINMSNMELLVESNRGMFSTDKLDLYPRNYEDLKQFLLVHSLEDDKCDTLVDTGVSYLPRQKTMGKAAMMDIDIEKKLFLEYAKYKANGSPQDRFLKLLLEPKEKELLLGMAGVLREQVDTYEQVFKDKSLLWDRQSRQQLQEGQHLEEVASYLISSMIQKGIEIQSQGDSTETLDTRDMCKLCIDSLLEQCQTVVAQGPSIENSSESDVKAEKSRHSNAGELKTAFQDLQLAHKFLTEKFEDDRKQYLQQIEQLERTNRELQQELLNYHSQLSKAREQINKLESATPPTSVSTEHNTPIQDIFSKSPPSMGSTSSISSPASMSFVIMKQEFKKLLSETQNKYERELKDERDLRKKLEAQLSSRF from the coding sequence ATGGATATAAACATGTCGAATATGGAATTACTTGTTGAGTCTAATAGGGGGATGTTTTCTACAGACAAACTAGATTTGTATCCCAGAAATTATGAGGATCTGAAGCAGTTTCTGTTAGTACACTCTCTGGAGGATGACAAATGTGACACTTTGGTAGATACTGGAGTAAGTTATTTACCAAGGCAGAAAACAATGGGGAAGGCAGCGATGATGGATATTGATATtgagaagaagttgtttttAGAGTATGCGAAATATAAGGCTAATGGAAGCCCACAGGATAGGTTTCTTAAACTATTACTGGAAcctaaagaaaaagaattgttgCTTGGCATGGCCGGTGTTTTGCGGGAGCAGGTAGATACCTACGAGCAGGTTTTCAAGGACAAGTCTTTGTTATGGGATAGACAAAGTAGGCAACAATTGCAGGAAGGGCAACATCTTGAAGAGGTTGCATCATATTTAATTTCATCGATGATTCAAAAGGGCATAGAAATTCAGTCTCAAGGAGATAGCACAGAGACACTGGATACCAGAGATATGTGTAAGCTATGCATAGACTCATTATTAGAGCAGTGCCAGACAGTGGTAGCTCAAGGACCATCTATTGAAAATAGTTCTGAGAGTGATGTAAAAGCGGAAAAAAGTCGCCACAGTAATGCTGGTGAACTAAAAACCGCCTTTCAGGATCTACAATTAGCGCATAAGTTTTTGACAGagaaatttgaagatgatcGTAAACAGTATTTACAGCAAATTGAACAGTTGGAAAGGACGAATCGTGAGCTGCAACAAGAACTATTAAATTATCATTCCCAATTAAGCAAAGCTCGTGAACAGATTAACAAACTAGAGTCTGCTACGCCGCCTACTTCAGTTTCCACGGAACATAACACGCCAATacaagatatattttccaagtcACCTCCCTCCATGGGCAGTACCTCCAGCATATCTTCACCTGCTTCCATGTCTTTCGTTATAATGAAACAGGAATTCAAGAAGCTACTGAGCGAAACCCAGAACAAGTATGAAAGGGAACTAAAAGATGAACGGGACCTTCGCAAAAAATTAGAGGCTCAGTTATCAAGTAGGTTTTAA